GCCCGGGCACTCCGGCCGCCGATCTGGCCGACGACACCCCGGAAGAGGTGAAGAAGCAGCGCCTGGCCCTGCTGCAGCACCGCATCAACCAGAACGGCTTCGAGAACAGCCGACGCATGGTCGGCACGGTGCAGCGCATCCTGGTCAGCGACTACTCGAAGAAAGACCCCGGCATGCTCCAGGGCCGCACCGAGCAGAACCGCATCGTCAACTTCCGCTGTGATAATCCACGCCTGATCGGCCAGTTCGTCGACGTGCATATCGACGACGCCCTGCCCCATTCGCTGCGCGGCACCCTGCTGGATACGGACACCCTCCACTAACGTCGCGGGCGCCCCCACTTTGCGTTGTCGGCGCCCGGCGTTATGCTGCCTTTCCATACCCAGACAAGTGACGATCACACCATCACCTTGAACGCTTCCCTAGAACCTCATCGCTTCACCCTCGAGCCCTTCGAGGCCCACCGTTTCGCCAACCTCTGCGGCCAGTTCGACGAGCACCTGCGCCTGATCGAAGAGCGCCTCGGTCTGGAAATCCGCAACCGTGGCAATCAGTTCGAGATGCTCGGCAGTGCCGACAAGGCCCAGGCTGCCGAGACCCTGCTGCGCAAGCTGTACCGCGAAACCAAAGCCACCGAGCTGTCGCCCGACCTGGTGCACCTGTACCTGCAGGAGTCCGGCGTCGAGGAGCTGGTCAACCCCAGCAATGCGCCGCAGGTGACCCTGCGCACGCGCAAGGGCGTGATCAAGCCGCGCGGCGCCAACCAGCAGCGCTACGTCAAGGCGATCCTCGACAACGACATCAACTTCGGCATCGGCCCCGCCGGTACCGGCAAGACCTACCTGGCCGTGGCCTGCGCGGTGGACGCGCTGGAGCGCGAACAGGTAAGGCGCATCCTGCTGGTGCGCCCAGCGGTGGAAGCCGGCGAGAAACTCGGTTTCCTGCCCGGTGACCTGGCGCAGAAGATCGACCCCTACCTGCGCCCACTGTACGACGCTCTGTATGAAATGCTCGGCTTCGACCACGTGGCCAAGCTGATCGAGAAGCAGGTGATCGAGATCGCGCCGCTGGCCTACATGCGCGGCCGCACGCTTAACAACAGCTTCATCATTCTCGACGAGAGTCAGAACACCACCGTCGAGCAGATGAAGATGTTCCTCACCCGTATCGGTTTCGGCTCCACCGCCGTGATCACCGGCGACATCACCCAGGTCGACCTGCCGCGCGGCACCAAGAGTGGCCTGGCCCACGTCATCGAAGTACTGCGCGACGTGCCGGGCATCAGCTTCACCCACTTTCAACCCAAGGACGTGGTGCGCCACCCATTGGTGCAGCGCATCGTCGAAGCGTACGAGCGCCACGATGCCCGTGTGAACGCCAAGGTCGAGAATAAGGATGCTTGAACTCGACCTGCAACTGGCCACTGATGGCCAGCACCCGGACGAGGCGCAACTGCGCCGCTGGTGCGAACTGGCCCTGCGCCAGCGCACAGCCGACTCGGAGCTGACCATCCGCCTGGTCGACGAAGCCGAAGGCCGCGAGCTGAACCACACCTGGCGGCACAAGGACTACGCCACCAACGTCCTGTCCTTCCCCGCCGAGATTCCCGATGGGATTCTCGACATCCCGCTGCTGGGCGACCTGGTGATCTGCGTGCCGGTAGTCGAGCGCGAAGCGGCCGAACAAGGCAAGGCACTGGAAGCGCACTGGGCACATCTGGTGATCCACGGCTGCCTGCACCTGCTGGGCTATGACCATATCGAGGAGGACGAAGCCCTCGAGATGGAAGATCTGGAACGACAATTGCTCGCCGAACTGGGTCATCCCGACCCTTATGCCGGTGACGAACCTCCTAATGAAAAGGACCCCGAGTAAAAC
The genomic region above belongs to Pseudomonas sp. GOM7 and contains:
- the ybeY gene encoding rRNA maturation RNase YbeY, whose translation is MLELDLQLATDGQHPDEAQLRRWCELALRQRTADSELTIRLVDEAEGRELNHTWRHKDYATNVLSFPAEIPDGILDIPLLGDLVICVPVVEREAAEQGKALEAHWAHLVIHGCLHLLGYDHIEEDEALEMEDLERQLLAELGHPDPYAGDEPPNEKDPE
- a CDS encoding PhoH family protein, producing the protein MNASLEPHRFTLEPFEAHRFANLCGQFDEHLRLIEERLGLEIRNRGNQFEMLGSADKAQAAETLLRKLYRETKATELSPDLVHLYLQESGVEELVNPSNAPQVTLRTRKGVIKPRGANQQRYVKAILDNDINFGIGPAGTGKTYLAVACAVDALEREQVRRILLVRPAVEAGEKLGFLPGDLAQKIDPYLRPLYDALYEMLGFDHVAKLIEKQVIEIAPLAYMRGRTLNNSFIILDESQNTTVEQMKMFLTRIGFGSTAVITGDITQVDLPRGTKSGLAHVIEVLRDVPGISFTHFQPKDVVRHPLVQRIVEAYERHDARVNAKVENKDA